From Draconibacterium halophilum, one genomic window encodes:
- the hisD gene encoding histidinol dehydrogenase: MKTYINPDRNTWTDILKRPLFDVSELYGRVQNILTEIREQGDVKLLEYTERFDGVKLDKFQVSAEEIANAEAAVDQELKAAITMATDNINAFHNAQKPEVRKMETMPGVACWQKPVAIEKVGLYIPGGTAPLFSTVLMLALPAKIAGCKQIVLCSPPDKNGNIHPAILYAAKVAGVTQIYKLGGVQAIGAMAYGTETVPKTYKIFGPGNQYVTAAKQLVSMNEVSIDMPAGPSEVLVVADETSNPAFVASDLLSQAEHGADSQVVLVANNEKTLKEVIAEVETQVAQLPRKELAKKALSNSVLIVVTDDTNRVDLINEYAPEHLIISTKNYMELAEKITNAGSVFLGEFTPESAGDYASGTNHTLPTNGWARSYSGVNLDSFLKKITFQEISEEGLLAIGPAIEKMATTEQLEAHKNAVTLRLKYLAD, translated from the coding sequence ATGAAGACTTACATAAATCCGGATAGAAATACCTGGACCGATATTTTAAAACGCCCACTTTTCGATGTATCGGAATTATACGGACGCGTACAAAATATTTTGACTGAAATTCGTGAACAGGGCGATGTAAAGCTTCTGGAGTACACCGAACGTTTTGACGGTGTTAAACTGGATAAATTTCAGGTATCAGCAGAAGAAATCGCAAATGCAGAAGCTGCTGTAGATCAGGAATTGAAAGCAGCCATCACGATGGCCACTGACAATATCAACGCTTTCCACAATGCTCAAAAGCCGGAGGTTAGGAAAATGGAAACCATGCCCGGCGTAGCCTGCTGGCAAAAACCGGTAGCTATCGAAAAAGTTGGATTGTATATTCCGGGCGGAACAGCGCCGCTTTTTTCAACAGTATTGATGTTGGCGCTTCCTGCAAAAATTGCAGGTTGTAAACAAATTGTGCTTTGTTCTCCACCCGATAAAAATGGTAATATCCATCCGGCAATTTTGTATGCTGCAAAGGTTGCAGGCGTAACACAAATCTACAAACTGGGCGGTGTACAAGCTATCGGAGCAATGGCTTACGGTACGGAGACCGTTCCGAAAACCTACAAGATTTTTGGTCCTGGAAACCAATACGTAACGGCTGCCAAACAACTGGTTAGCATGAATGAGGTTTCAATTGATATGCCCGCCGGTCCTTCTGAAGTGCTGGTAGTTGCCGACGAAACTTCGAACCCGGCTTTTGTTGCTTCCGATCTTTTGTCGCAGGCCGAGCATGGCGCCGATAGCCAGGTTGTGCTGGTTGCCAACAACGAAAAAACATTAAAGGAAGTAATTGCCGAAGTTGAGACTCAAGTTGCTCAACTGCCAAGAAAAGAACTGGCAAAAAAAGCACTTTCTAACAGTGTCTTGATTGTTGTAACAGATGATACTAATCGAGTGGATTTAATCAATGAATATGCACCGGAACACTTGATCATCAGCACAAAAAACTATATGGAACTGGCTGAAAAAATCACCAACGCCGGATCGGTATTTCTGGGAGAATTCACCCCTGAAAGTGCAGGCGATTATGCTTCGGGAACCAATCACACCCTGCCAACCAATGGCTGGGCACGATCATACAGTGGCGTAAATTTGGATAGTTTCCTGAAAAAGATAACATTCCAGGAGATTAGTGAAGAAGGACTTTTAGCAATTGGCCCCGCTATTGAGAAAATGGCCACTACTGAACAACTTGAAGCGCACAAAAATGCAGTAACTTTACGTTTGAAATATTTAGCTGATTAG
- a CDS encoding GxxExxY protein: MIENQITERIIGCAIKVHQNLGPGLLESAYQECLFYELKKAGPKVQKEKPLPLIYEEVKLDCGYRMDLLVEDTIIVEIKSVETLNDIHLAQVLTYLKLNDSKIGLLINFNVLQLIKGVKRVINKYKN; the protein is encoded by the coding sequence ATGATTGAGAATCAAATAACAGAAAGAATCATCGGATGTGCGATTAAAGTTCATCAAAATCTGGGACCAGGGTTATTGGAGTCTGCTTATCAGGAATGTCTTTTTTATGAGCTAAAAAAGGCAGGGCCTAAAGTTCAAAAAGAAAAACCACTGCCACTTATTTATGAAGAAGTAAAACTAGATTGTGGATATAGAATGGATTTATTAGTTGAGGATACAATAATTGTAGAAATAAAATCGGTTGAAACTTTAAACGATATTCACTTAGCTCAGGTACTAACATATTTAAAACTTAATGACAGCAAGATTGGATTGCTAATTAATTTTAATGTTCTTCAACTAATTAAAGGTGTAAAAAGAGTAATCAATAAATACAAAAATTAA
- the hisG gene encoding ATP phosphoribosyltransferase — protein sequence MEKLKIAIQTKGRLNEDSMGLINEAGIGLSVGKRKLVSEARNFPMDALFLRDDDIPQTVADGVADIGVVGENEMAEKEENVVIAKRLGFSKCRLSLAISKSIDYPGVEFFNGKKIATSYPVILKKFLDENNITAEIHVITGSVEIAPGIGLADAIFDIVSSGSTLVSNRLKEVEVVMKSEAVLIANPNLSAKKQEILDELIFRIESVQRAEGKKYILLNVPNEKIEKVTSLLPGMKAPTLVPLAKEGWSSMHSVIEENEFWDVIVKLKKAGAEGILVVPIEKMIF from the coding sequence ATGGAAAAACTTAAAATTGCTATTCAAACAAAAGGAAGATTAAACGAAGACTCAATGGGCCTGATCAACGAGGCCGGAATAGGACTGAGTGTTGGTAAACGTAAACTGGTATCGGAAGCGAGAAACTTCCCAATGGATGCCTTGTTTTTGCGCGATGATGATATTCCACAAACCGTTGCCGACGGAGTTGCCGACATTGGTGTTGTTGGCGAAAACGAAATGGCCGAGAAAGAAGAAAACGTGGTTATCGCCAAACGTCTTGGTTTTTCGAAGTGCCGCTTGTCGCTGGCCATTTCAAAATCAATTGATTATCCGGGAGTCGAATTCTTCAACGGCAAAAAAATTGCTACCTCCTACCCTGTTATTCTGAAAAAATTTTTAGATGAGAACAACATCACTGCAGAGATTCACGTAATTACCGGGTCGGTAGAAATTGCACCGGGAATTGGTTTGGCCGATGCTATTTTCGATATTGTAAGTTCGGGATCAACGCTGGTAAGCAACCGCCTGAAAGAAGTTGAAGTGGTAATGAAATCGGAAGCGGTATTAATTGCCAATCCAAACCTTTCAGCTAAAAAGCAGGAAATTCTTGACGAACTCATTTTCAGAATTGAATCGGTACAACGTGCAGAAGGTAAAAAATACATCCTGCTGAATGTTCCAAACGAAAAAATTGAAAAAGTGACTTCGTTGCTTCCGGGAATGAAGGCACCAACCTTGGTACCATTGGCAAAAGAAGGCTGGAGTTCGATGCACTCAGTAATTGAGGAAAACGAATTTTGGGATGTTATCGTAAAACTGAAAAAAGCCGGTGCTGAAGGAATTTTGGTTGTTCCTATCGAGAAAATGATTTTTTAA
- the purU gene encoding formyltetrahydrofolate deformylase — MKTIKTLHEKKDTAILLIHCPDKQGILATVTEFLNKNKGNIIYLDQHVDRQEKIFYMRVEWELENFAIPADKIGEYFDTLIGSPLKMNWKVYFSNAVPRMALFVSKMPHCLFDILARYTAGEWDVEIPMIISNHETLRPVAERFDIDFHYFPITKENKTEQEAAELKLMKENNIDFVVLARYMQILSEDFVNNYPNKVINIHHSFLPAFAGAKPYHAAHERGVKIIGATSHYVTSELDAGPIIEQEITRCSHVDTVQNLIRKGRDLEKIVLSQAVYKHLQRKVLVFRNRTVVFN, encoded by the coding sequence ATGAAGACAATAAAAACACTACACGAAAAAAAGGACACGGCAATACTGCTAATTCACTGTCCTGATAAACAAGGAATTCTTGCTACGGTAACTGAATTCCTGAATAAGAATAAAGGGAATATCATCTACCTCGATCAGCATGTAGACCGTCAGGAAAAGATCTTTTACATGCGGGTAGAATGGGAATTGGAAAATTTTGCCATCCCTGCCGATAAGATTGGAGAATATTTTGATACACTAATTGGCAGCCCGCTAAAAATGAATTGGAAAGTTTATTTTTCCAATGCTGTTCCGCGAATGGCGCTTTTTGTTTCGAAAATGCCGCATTGTTTGTTTGATATTCTGGCACGTTACACCGCAGGTGAATGGGATGTTGAAATACCAATGATTATAAGCAATCACGAAACATTACGTCCGGTTGCTGAACGTTTTGATATTGATTTTCATTATTTCCCGATAACCAAAGAAAACAAAACCGAACAGGAAGCCGCCGAGCTAAAATTAATGAAGGAAAACAACATCGATTTTGTAGTGCTGGCACGCTACATGCAAATCCTTTCAGAAGATTTTGTAAATAATTATCCGAATAAAGTGATCAATATTCATCACTCATTCCTGCCGGCATTTGCGGGTGCCAAACCTTATCATGCAGCACACGAACGTGGTGTGAAAATTATTGGTGCAACAAGCCACTACGTTACTTCGGAACTGGATGCCGGACCAATTATTGAACAGGAAATTACACGCTGCAGCCACGTTGACACGGTGCAAAATTTAATTCGAAAAGGTCGCGACCTGGAAAAGATCGTGCTTTCGCAGGCCGTATACAAACACCTTCAGCGTAAAGTACTGGTGTTCAGAAACAGAACCGTAGTTTTTAATTAA
- the hisC gene encoding histidinol-phosphate transaminase: MELNNLLRENIKNLKPYSSARDEYSGDAMVFLDANENPFNEPYNRYPDPLQRLVKEKIAVLKKVGSENIFLGNGSDEPIDLLIRAFCEPGKENVVTIDPTYGMYKVAADISGVELRKVSLTEDFQLNINDILGETDKNTKLIFLCSPNNPTGNSLKKEAMLELANQFEGLVIVDEAYIDFAPGKTLLGELEHYPNLIILQTFSKAWGMAGIRLGMAFGSIELISILNKIKYPYNLNILTQEKAMELLNKKVTVQKWVKLLMAERDKMEKLLAEFPFVVKVYPSDANFLLVKMYDARGIYNYLVEEGIIVRDRSKVHLCNESLRITIGKSEENENLLSALKKLI; this comes from the coding sequence ATGGAACTAAATAATTTATTAAGAGAGAACATAAAAAACCTGAAGCCGTACTCATCGGCACGCGACGAGTACAGTGGCGATGCGATGGTGTTTCTCGATGCCAACGAAAACCCGTTTAACGAACCTTACAACCGTTACCCGGATCCGTTGCAGCGACTGGTTAAAGAAAAAATAGCCGTTCTGAAAAAAGTAGGATCAGAAAATATTTTCCTTGGAAACGGCAGCGATGAACCTATTGATTTGCTAATCCGTGCCTTTTGTGAGCCGGGAAAAGAAAATGTGGTAACCATCGACCCAACTTACGGCATGTACAAAGTGGCTGCCGATATTTCTGGTGTTGAACTTCGCAAAGTTTCACTAACCGAAGATTTTCAGCTGAATATTAACGACATTCTTGGAGAAACCGACAAAAATACCAAACTGATATTTTTATGTTCGCCCAACAATCCAACAGGGAACAGTTTGAAAAAAGAAGCTATGTTGGAATTAGCTAATCAATTTGAAGGGCTGGTTATAGTTGATGAAGCATATATCGATTTTGCTCCGGGAAAAACCCTGTTGGGAGAATTAGAACACTACCCCAACCTGATTATTTTGCAAACGTTCTCGAAAGCCTGGGGAATGGCCGGAATTCGTTTGGGAATGGCCTTTGGAAGCATCGAACTAATCAGCATCCTGAATAAAATAAAATACCCATACAACCTGAATATTCTTACGCAGGAAAAAGCCATGGAACTGCTCAATAAAAAAGTAACGGTTCAGAAATGGGTAAAGTTACTTATGGCCGAACGCGACAAAATGGAGAAACTTCTTGCTGAATTTCCGTTTGTGGTTAAAGTTTATCCATCCGACGCGAATTTCCTGCTGGTAAAAATGTACGATGCACGGGGAATTTATAACTACCTGGTTGAGGAAGGCATTATTGTTCGCGATCGTTCGAAAGTACATTTGTGCAACGAAAGTTTGCGAATAACAATAGGCAAATCAGAAGAAAATGAAAACCTGTTAAGTGCACTAAAAAAACTAATTTAA
- a CDS encoding TlpA family protein disulfide reductase yields MKKLFSFLCIILYAMSAFAQLNTIPEKEIPADYGYIVEIGQQMPNIEMKLTDGTKVSTADLKGKVTMLQFTASWCSVCRKEMPHIEKEIWQKHKNNDDFVLIGVDMDEPLNKVKDFKATMKTTYPLALDPGAEIFYTFAAKGAGVTRNVIIDKTGEIVYMTRLFKEEEFNEMVDVIDFLLEK; encoded by the coding sequence ATGAAAAAACTATTTTCCTTCCTCTGTATTATATTATATGCCATGTCAGCATTTGCCCAGCTAAACACTATTCCTGAAAAAGAAATTCCGGCCGACTACGGTTACATTGTAGAAATTGGCCAGCAAATGCCCAATATTGAAATGAAACTTACCGACGGCACCAAGGTTTCAACAGCCGATTTAAAAGGAAAAGTTACCATGTTACAATTTACAGCCAGTTGGTGTTCGGTATGCCGAAAAGAAATGCCGCACATTGAAAAAGAAATCTGGCAAAAACATAAAAACAACGACGATTTTGTTTTGATTGGCGTTGATATGGACGAGCCGCTCAACAAGGTTAAGGATTTCAAAGCAACAATGAAAACCACCTATCCGTTGGCACTTGATCCGGGGGCTGAGATCTTTTACACTTTTGCAGCTAAAGGAGCCGGAGTTACCCGAAACGTAATCATCGACAAAACAGGAGAAATTGTGTACATGACCCGCCTTTTTAAAGAAGAAGAGTTTAATGAGATGGTAGATGTAATCGACTTTCTACTTGAAAAATAA
- a CDS encoding GIY-YIG nuclease family protein, translating into MKGGFVYIMSNSKRTTFYIGVTSDLKTRIADHKNGVGSEFTSKYKLTDLIYYEDFPDIYQAIDREKQLKNWHRNWKINLIKSVNPEMNDLYWGIR; encoded by the coding sequence ATGAAAGGAGGATTTGTTTATATAATGAGTAATTCAAAAAGAACCACATTTTATATTGGTGTAACAAGTGATCTGAAAACAAGGATTGCTGATCACAAAAATGGAGTTGGTTCAGAGTTTACATCAAAGTATAAACTAACAGATTTAATTTACTACGAAGATTTTCCGGATATTTACCAGGCCATCGATCGGGAAAAACAACTGAAGAACTGGCATCGGAATTGGAAAATCAACCTTATAAAATCTGTTAATCCTGAAATGAATGATCTTTATTGGGGAATAAGATAA
- the hisH gene encoding imidazole glycerol phosphate synthase subunit HisH, whose product MNIVIIKYNAGNIESVNNALNRLGVDAEITADHDKIRNADKVIFPGVGEASTTMAYLRENKLDELIVSLKQPVLGICLGLQLMCSHSEENDTQCLGIFNEKVKRFIPKPGEEYVTKVPHMGWNAIKNLKSDLFTDDLENEYVYFVHSYYAEKSEHTIATCDYILPFSAALHRDNFYATQFHPEKSGTIGAKILDNFLKL is encoded by the coding sequence ATGAATATTGTAATTATAAAATACAACGCCGGAAACATAGAATCGGTGAACAATGCGCTAAACCGTTTGGGTGTAGATGCAGAAATCACTGCCGATCACGACAAAATTAGGAATGCTGACAAAGTGATTTTTCCGGGAGTTGGCGAGGCCAGCACTACTATGGCTTACCTGCGCGAAAACAAGCTTGATGAACTTATCGTTTCATTGAAACAACCGGTTTTGGGAATTTGTCTTGGCCTGCAACTCATGTGCTCCCACTCGGAAGAAAACGATACCCAGTGCCTTGGTATTTTCAATGAGAAGGTAAAACGCTTTATTCCTAAACCAGGCGAAGAATATGTTACCAAAGTTCCGCACATGGGCTGGAATGCCATAAAAAACCTGAAAAGCGACCTTTTTACGGATGATCTGGAAAACGAATACGTTTATTTTGTGCACTCGTATTACGCCGAAAAAAGCGAACATACCATTGCCACCTGCGATTATATTCTTCCGTTTAGCGCCGCTTTGCACCGCGATAATTTTTATGCCACGCAGTTTCATCCGGAAAAAAGCGGAACTATTGGCGCAAAAATATTGGATAATTTTCTTAAACTCTGA
- the hisB gene encoding bifunctional histidinol-phosphatase/imidazoleglycerol-phosphate dehydratase HisB, with protein MMKKVLFIDRDGTLNYETADEQIDAFEKLEFLPKVFRNMHYICKNLDYELVMVTNQDGLGTDSFPEDTFWPVHNFILKAFENEGVVFDDICIDRHFPEDNSTTRKPATGMLTKYLEGDYDLENSFVIGDRKTDIMLAKNLGAKGIFINNGDQLEELEKEGLANTCALISDDWDDIYACVASPQRTAKVERTTKETAISVSLNLDGSGVCNISTGLGFFDHMLEQIGRHSGVDLDVQVKGDLEVDEHHTIEDTALALGEAFKNAVGNKLGMERYGFCLPMDECLAMAAIDFGGRPWLVWDADFKREMVGDMPTEMFMHFFKSFSDAALCNLNIKAEGANEHHKIEAIFKALAKSIKMAIRRDVFNFDLPSTKGKL; from the coding sequence ATGATGAAGAAAGTACTATTCATTGACCGCGACGGAACCTTAAATTACGAAACCGCCGATGAGCAAATTGATGCGTTTGAAAAACTGGAGTTTTTGCCAAAGGTTTTTCGCAATATGCATTACATATGCAAAAACCTGGACTACGAATTGGTGATGGTAACCAACCAGGATGGTTTGGGAACCGATTCGTTTCCGGAAGATACGTTTTGGCCGGTTCATAACTTTATTCTGAAAGCTTTTGAAAATGAAGGAGTTGTTTTTGACGATATTTGTATCGACCGACATTTTCCTGAGGATAATTCCACCACCCGTAAACCGGCAACCGGAATGCTTACTAAATATTTAGAAGGCGATTATGATCTGGAAAATAGCTTCGTAATTGGCGACCGAAAAACGGATATTATGCTGGCGAAAAACCTTGGAGCAAAAGGTATTTTTATTAATAACGGCGATCAGCTTGAAGAGCTGGAAAAAGAAGGATTAGCAAATACTTGTGCGCTAATATCAGACGATTGGGACGATATTTACGCTTGTGTGGCTTCGCCGCAACGCACGGCAAAAGTTGAGCGAACCACAAAAGAAACGGCAATTTCGGTTTCATTAAATCTTGATGGGTCAGGAGTATGTAACATTTCAACCGGGTTAGGATTTTTCGATCACATGCTGGAACAAATTGGCCGCCACAGTGGCGTTGATCTCGATGTTCAGGTAAAAGGCGATTTGGAAGTAGATGAACATCATACCATCGAAGATACGGCTCTGGCTTTAGGCGAAGCTTTTAAAAATGCAGTTGGCAATAAACTAGGCATGGAGCGTTACGGATTTTGCCTGCCAATGGATGAATGTCTGGCAATGGCAGCTATTGATTTTGGCGGACGTCCGTGGTTAGTTTGGGACGCCGATTTTAAACGCGAAATGGTTGGTGACATGCCTACCGAAATGTTTATGCATTTCTTTAAATCGTTCTCCGATGCAGCATTGTGCAACCTGAATATTAAAGCCGAAGGAGCTAACGAACACCATAAAATTGAAGCAATTTTTAAAGCACTTGCAAAATCTATAAAAATGGCCATTCGCCGCGATGTATTTAACTTCGATCTGCCTTCAACAAAAGGGAAATTATAA